In the Thermotoga sp. Ku-13t genome, one interval contains:
- the nusG gene encoding transcription termination/antitermination protein NusG, producing the protein MRKKWYILRTIAGQEESAKENLETKIKSAGYERFFGRIVIPEETIIDATGKSLKRFSVSPNAKLYVKTGSDVKKGDLLSEEPAVHARHSGTIVSVKNYRKITIETIDKKYSKTYFVPESSKLVSGIKVGARIRQGMPLTQDAEYICEIDGKVIENERVKRVEVQREDGEIDVYHIPYELYDANKAYKGKQVRNGELLAEGRKIYSTMNGRVEVVDLGTRKEIRIAKTQKKRMFPGYIFVEMMMNDDTWQFARTVPGIIDFVASGGQPLELKQREARAILRLAGIESFEEKAKPVRVEMDIKVGDVVKITYGPFEDFAGVVKEIDPMKQELRVAVTIFGRETPVTVRVSEVEKIQ; encoded by the coding sequence ATGAGAAAAAAATGGTACATACTCAGGACTATAGCCGGTCAAGAAGAGAGCGCAAAGGAGAATCTGGAAACCAAGATCAAATCTGCCGGTTATGAGAGGTTCTTCGGCCGTATCGTCATTCCCGAGGAAACCATAATAGATGCAACTGGCAAGTCTTTGAAGAGGTTCTCGGTGTCCCCGAACGCAAAGTTGTACGTGAAAACCGGCTCGGACGTCAAAAAAGGTGATCTTCTCTCGGAGGAACCCGCGGTTCATGCCAGGCACAGCGGGACCATTGTGTCTGTGAAGAACTACAGGAAGATAACCATAGAGACCATCGACAAGAAATACTCCAAAACGTACTTCGTACCAGAAAGTTCGAAACTGGTGAGTGGCATCAAAGTTGGCGCACGCATAAGACAGGGAATGCCACTCACTCAAGATGCTGAATACATATGCGAGATCGATGGTAAAGTGATCGAGAACGAACGCGTCAAACGTGTGGAAGTTCAACGCGAAGATGGAGAGATAGATGTTTATCACATTCCTTACGAGCTCTACGATGCGAACAAGGCTTACAAGGGCAAGCAAGTTAGGAATGGGGAACTGCTCGCCGAAGGTAGAAAAATATACTCTACCATGAATGGAAGGGTAGAAGTTGTGGATCTGGGGACACGCAAAGAAATAAGAATAGCCAAAACCCAGAAGAAGAGAATGTTTCCAGGCTACATATTCGTTGAAATGATGATGAACGACGACACCTGGCAATTCGCAAGAACCGTACCAGGAATAATAGATTTCGTTGCATCTGGTGGCCAGCCGCTTGAATTGAAACAACGTGAAGCGAGAGCGATCCTGAGGCTTGCGGGTATCGAATCGTTTGAAGAAAAAGCAAAGCCCGTGCGCGTCGAGATGGACATAAAGGTCGGAGACGTGGTGAAGATCACCTATGGCCCGTTCGAAGACTTCGCCGGAGTCGTGAAAGAAATAGATCCTATGAAACAAGAACTCAGGGTGGCCGTCACCATCTTCGGTAGAGAGACACCAGTGACGGTGAGGGTCTCTGAGGTGGAGAAAATCCAATGA
- the secE gene encoding preprotein translocase subunit SecE: MEKLRKFFREVWGEAKKTHWPNRQELLVSTSVVILILAVMGIYFFLLDLALSGGVRAILRALGIG, encoded by the coding sequence GTGGAAAAACTCAGAAAGTTCTTTCGGGAAGTGTGGGGAGAAGCGAAGAAGACCCACTGGCCAAACAGACAAGAACTTTTGGTCTCAACTTCCGTTGTCATATTGATCCTCGCAGTGATGGGTATCTATTTCTTCCTGCTGGACCTCGCTCTGTCCGGTGGGGTGAGGGCGATCCTGCGCGCGCTCGGTATCGGGTGA
- the rpmG gene encoding 50S ribosomal protein L33, with product MRVKIALKCSVCGHKNYYTEKNNTKKTKLSLRKYCPNCNKHTEHVETK from the coding sequence ATGAGAGTTAAAATAGCTTTGAAGTGTTCCGTGTGTGGTCATAAAAACTACTACACCGAGAAGAACAACACCAAGAAAACCAAACTGAGTCTCAGAAAGTACTGTCCGAACTGCAACAAGCATACGGAGCACGTCGAAACGAAATGA
- a CDS encoding aldehyde ferredoxin oxidoreductase family protein encodes MILRVNLTTKKITKEPIDEKVLDWFIGGRGLAAKILWDEVKNVDPLSPDNKLIVAAGPFNGLRTPSGGKLVVAAKSPLTGGYGDGNIGTMVSMYLRKAGYMAIIVEGASDRPVYLYVDDDDVHIMSAEGLWGLSTFETEKRLKQVHGNVGVLSIGPAGENLVKYAVVISQEGRAGGRPGIGAVMGSKKLKAIVVRGTKDVKVKDKENFERYTREVFKLIPTLPAYNFWIRQGTMATVEWANKNRALPTRNFSQVRFEYARTVDGYAMEAMKISRRGCPNCNMICGNVVLDIEGKESELDYENVGMLGPNTGIAFLNRVAHINRLADEYGVDTISLGAVLGFAMEAAERGVLKDCPKFGDYEGAVELTKRIVFKQDEVGKLLAEGVKKASEQLGLEDIAMHVKGLEVSAYNCYIYPAMALAYGTCAIGAHHKEAWVIAWEIGSTPMEESTGKEYVVDYSPEKAKKVVEQQRIRGGMFEMLTACRLPWVELGLDLEWYAKILSSIVGKNYTLDDIFLAADRIYTLIRSYWVREFKGNWDRKMDYPPKRWFQDGVDGQHLDPEQYDRLLSEYYRIRGWDERGVPTIETLKRLNLDFVIGELEPFLR; translated from the coding sequence ATGATACTGCGGGTCAATCTCACGACGAAGAAAATCACGAAGGAACCCATCGATGAAAAAGTTCTGGATTGGTTCATAGGTGGACGCGGTCTGGCAGCCAAGATCCTCTGGGATGAGGTCAAAAACGTCGATCCCCTTTCTCCGGACAACAAGCTGATAGTTGCCGCAGGACCGTTCAACGGGCTCAGAACGCCGAGCGGAGGAAAACTCGTCGTGGCGGCGAAGAGTCCCCTCACTGGTGGTTACGGCGATGGCAACATCGGAACCATGGTGTCGATGTATCTGAGAAAGGCAGGTTACATGGCTATCATCGTTGAGGGTGCTTCTGACAGGCCTGTGTACCTCTACGTGGACGACGACGATGTGCACATAATGAGTGCTGAGGGCCTCTGGGGACTGTCCACTTTCGAAACGGAAAAGAGGTTGAAGCAGGTTCACGGTAACGTGGGCGTTTTGAGCATCGGACCTGCAGGAGAAAACCTGGTGAAGTATGCGGTCGTGATATCTCAAGAAGGAAGGGCGGGTGGAAGACCCGGCATTGGTGCGGTGATGGGAAGCAAGAAACTGAAGGCGATAGTCGTTCGAGGCACGAAGGATGTCAAGGTTAAAGATAAAGAGAACTTCGAAAGATACACCCGTGAAGTGTTCAAGTTGATTCCCACCCTGCCGGCGTACAATTTCTGGATACGTCAGGGAACCATGGCCACCGTCGAATGGGCGAACAAGAACAGGGCGCTTCCAACGAGGAATTTCTCGCAGGTCAGGTTCGAGTACGCCAGGACCGTAGACGGTTACGCTATGGAGGCTATGAAAATCTCGAGAAGAGGCTGTCCCAACTGCAACATGATCTGTGGAAACGTCGTGCTGGACATCGAAGGAAAAGAGAGCGAACTGGACTACGAGAACGTAGGGATGCTGGGCCCGAACACCGGGATAGCTTTCCTGAACAGGGTGGCACATATCAACAGGCTGGCAGACGAATATGGCGTCGATACCATTTCCCTCGGAGCCGTTTTAGGATTCGCCATGGAAGCGGCCGAACGTGGTGTGCTTAAGGATTGTCCAAAATTCGGAGATTACGAGGGCGCAGTAGAACTGACGAAAAGAATCGTGTTCAAACAGGACGAAGTGGGCAAGCTCCTGGCTGAGGGGGTCAAGAAAGCATCCGAACAACTCGGTCTTGAAGACATCGCGATGCACGTGAAAGGCCTGGAAGTTTCCGCCTACAACTGCTACATATACCCGGCGATGGCTCTCGCCTATGGAACCTGCGCCATCGGTGCACACCACAAGGAAGCGTGGGTCATAGCGTGGGAGATCGGCTCGACACCCATGGAAGAGTCGACGGGCAAGGAATACGTGGTGGATTACTCTCCGGAAAAAGCAAAGAAAGTCGTGGAGCAGCAGAGGATCAGGGGTGGTATGTTCGAGATGCTCACAGCCTGCAGATTGCCGTGGGTCGAACTCGGGCTCGATCTGGAATGGTACGCAAAGATTCTGAGCAGCATCGTTGGTAAGAACTACACTCTGGATGACATCTTCTTGGCCGCAGACAGGATTTACACCTTGATAAGGTCCTACTGGGTGAGGGAATTCAAGGGAAACTGGGATCGAAAGATGGATTATCCACCAAAACGATGGTTCCAGGACGGTGTGGATGGCCAGCACCTGGACCCGGAGCAGTACGATCGGCTCCTGAGCGAATATTACAGGATTCGCGGCTGGGACGAGCGGGGTGTGCCGACCATCGAAACGTTGAAGAGGCTCAATCTGGATTTCGTCATCGGAGAGTTGGAGCCTTTCCTGAGATGA
- a CDS encoding glycine--tRNA ligase subunit alpha, whose translation MYLQDVIAKLNEYWASLGCMIDQPYDLEVGAGTFHPSTFFGCLREGEWKVAFVQPSRRPTDGRYGENPNRLQRYFQYQVIIKPSPENAQKVYLDSLTALGIDLKKHDVRFIEDNWESPTLGAWGVGWEVWLDGMEITQFTYFQQIGGISLKSIPLEITYGLERIAMYLQGKSNIFEVMWNEKISYGELYKENERQFSEYNFESADVEKLFTLYEIFSSEFESQIRSGRYLVAYDYMAKCSHIFNLLDARNAFSVTQRQEFIRSIRSMARRCAEAFRGGN comes from the coding sequence TTGTACCTACAGGATGTGATAGCAAAACTCAACGAATACTGGGCTTCGCTCGGCTGCATGATCGATCAACCTTACGATCTCGAAGTCGGCGCGGGTACGTTCCACCCATCGACGTTTTTCGGCTGCCTGAGAGAGGGAGAATGGAAGGTCGCGTTCGTTCAACCGAGCCGTCGACCCACGGATGGAAGATACGGAGAAAACCCGAACAGGTTACAGAGGTACTTTCAATACCAAGTCATCATCAAACCCTCCCCGGAGAACGCGCAGAAGGTTTATCTGGATTCTTTAACGGCGCTGGGTATTGATCTGAAAAAGCACGACGTTCGCTTCATTGAGGATAACTGGGAATCACCGACGCTCGGCGCCTGGGGTGTTGGATGGGAAGTGTGGCTCGATGGCATGGAGATCACGCAGTTCACTTACTTCCAGCAGATAGGTGGTATAAGTTTGAAGTCGATCCCCCTCGAGATCACTTATGGTCTTGAAAGGATCGCGATGTATCTGCAAGGCAAGAGCAACATCTTCGAAGTCATGTGGAACGAGAAAATATCCTACGGAGAACTTTACAAAGAGAACGAAAGACAGTTCTCCGAATACAATTTTGAGTCTGCAGACGTGGAAAAGCTCTTCACGCTCTACGAAATTTTCTCCTCCGAATTCGAATCGCAGATAAGATCGGGTCGGTATCTGGTTGCCTACGACTACATGGCGAAGTGCTCGCACATCTTCAACCTCCTGGATGCGAGGAACGCGTTCAGTGTGACGCAAAGACAAGAGTTCATAAGGTCGATACGATCGATGGCCAGGCGCTGTGCAGAGGCTTTCAGAGGAGGGAACTGA
- the glyS gene encoding glycine--tRNA ligase subunit beta, whose product MENWVLFELGVEELPASEMDSIKQQLSELVPNLLNEARVGFDSYEVFVTNRRIAVRLKNVADRQQDMVIEKRGPSETIAFSNGQPTKALLGFLSSNGASLEDVFVKDGYVHIRKSVEGKHIRQIIPEVLVKLVAGLKFTKPMRWGDGNFEFVRPVKWVLALLNNELIPLEIFGKKSDKRTMSHPYLERWIDVEHPKDYVGLLRENLVLVEESERKKSIEKQLAEIEKEFALVCERDPALIEKVCKITEWPQAIVGRFSEKFLQLPQELITVTVKHHLSAFSTSRDGKLTPYFVAFIDRPKNDSHVIVKGYENVVNARLEDARYYFDIDRRYRLEDFNEKLKQMVFQKELGTLYDKVLRIKSLVCYLVEKLSKRSILDKALRAAELSKADTATHVVYEFPELQGVIGRIYAELDGEDKSVAFALQDQYSQEPESELGALIGVCDRVDTIVGNIAIGNLPSGSKDPYGLRTKADTIYSSIVRFGWDIDLSELLLESTRYLNVEFDEEKLFEFMKSRFYAFLISQDLPFDIARAVNHLWSRPLRGHLSARSLMKACQSEDFNNVAIGFERVHNITKNHDNKHFDGALFEEQAEIDLLNQFVSVKPRVIESISKLDYDEAIRYLSSLKPYIDRYFDEVFVMVDREDIRRNRLGFLKNIDELFMLVGDLTHLVRRD is encoded by the coding sequence ATGGAAAACTGGGTCCTGTTCGAACTCGGTGTCGAAGAACTGCCCGCGAGTGAAATGGATTCGATAAAGCAACAACTGAGCGAGCTCGTTCCAAATTTGCTCAACGAAGCCCGTGTAGGCTTTGACTCGTACGAGGTGTTCGTGACGAACCGAAGGATCGCCGTGCGTTTGAAAAACGTTGCGGATAGACAACAAGATATGGTGATAGAAAAGCGTGGACCATCGGAAACAATTGCATTCTCCAACGGTCAGCCGACGAAGGCACTCCTTGGGTTTTTATCGTCGAATGGAGCTAGCTTGGAAGACGTTTTCGTGAAAGATGGATACGTACACATAAGGAAGTCCGTTGAAGGTAAACACATACGGCAGATAATTCCCGAGGTGCTCGTTAAACTCGTGGCTGGGTTGAAATTCACCAAACCGATGCGCTGGGGAGATGGAAACTTCGAATTCGTCAGACCTGTCAAATGGGTTCTTGCGTTGCTGAACAACGAGTTGATTCCCCTGGAGATTTTCGGCAAAAAATCCGATAAGCGCACTATGTCTCATCCTTATCTGGAGAGGTGGATCGATGTCGAACATCCCAAAGATTACGTTGGTTTGTTGAGAGAGAACCTGGTGCTCGTCGAGGAGAGTGAGAGGAAAAAATCGATCGAAAAACAGCTGGCTGAGATAGAAAAAGAATTCGCACTTGTTTGCGAAAGAGACCCCGCGCTCATCGAAAAGGTTTGCAAGATCACGGAATGGCCGCAGGCCATCGTTGGAAGGTTCAGCGAGAAATTCCTTCAATTACCTCAAGAGCTGATAACAGTCACCGTGAAGCACCACCTAAGCGCTTTCTCAACGAGCAGAGACGGTAAACTCACACCTTATTTCGTCGCTTTCATCGACAGGCCGAAAAACGATTCTCACGTCATCGTGAAAGGTTACGAGAACGTGGTGAACGCGAGACTTGAGGACGCCCGTTATTACTTCGATATAGATAGAAGATACAGACTCGAAGATTTCAACGAGAAACTGAAGCAGATGGTCTTTCAGAAAGAGCTCGGAACGCTGTACGACAAGGTGCTTCGAATCAAGTCTCTGGTCTGTTACCTCGTCGAGAAGCTGTCTAAACGTTCCATTCTCGACAAGGCCCTGCGTGCCGCTGAGCTGAGCAAAGCTGATACGGCGACGCATGTCGTGTACGAATTTCCAGAGTTGCAGGGTGTCATCGGAAGGATCTACGCGGAGCTGGACGGCGAGGATAAGTCCGTCGCGTTCGCTCTGCAGGACCAGTACTCGCAGGAACCCGAGAGCGAACTCGGTGCACTGATCGGTGTGTGCGACAGGGTGGACACCATCGTGGGTAACATCGCGATAGGTAATCTGCCAAGTGGATCGAAGGATCCTTACGGTTTGAGGACCAAAGCTGATACGATCTACTCGTCGATCGTTCGTTTCGGATGGGACATCGATCTTTCCGAACTGTTACTCGAGTCAACGAGATATTTGAATGTGGAATTCGATGAAGAAAAATTGTTCGAATTCATGAAATCTCGTTTCTACGCTTTTCTCATATCTCAGGACTTACCGTTCGATATTGCGCGCGCCGTGAACCACCTTTGGTCCAGACCTCTGCGCGGTCATCTGTCTGCCAGATCTCTCATGAAGGCGTGCCAAAGTGAGGATTTCAACAACGTCGCCATAGGTTTTGAAAGGGTGCACAACATCACAAAGAATCACGACAATAAGCACTTCGACGGTGCCCTTTTCGAAGAACAGGCAGAGATAGACCTGTTGAACCAGTTCGTATCCGTAAAGCCGAGAGTGATAGAAAGTATATCGAAACTCGACTACGACGAAGCGATCAGATACCTATCCTCTCTGAAACCCTACATAGACAGGTACTTCGACGAAGTGTTCGTCATGGTCGATCGTGAGGACATCAGGCGCAACAGGCTCGGTTTCCTCAAGAATATCGACGAACTGTTCATGCTCGTTGGCGATCTGACACACCTTGTGAGAAGAGATTGA
- the guaB gene encoding IMP dehydrogenase codes for MRYEEALTFDDVLLVPQYSDVLPSEVDVRTRLVKDVWINIPLVSAAMDTVTEAALAKALAREGGVGVIHRNMPIEEQAHQVSIVKRAENGVIYDPITVGPEESVAQALRLMSTYKIGGLPVVDERMKLLGLITNRDIRFETDLSKPVKLLMTPRSKLIVAKPNVSLEEAKQILHRYRIEKLPLVDDGDRLVGLITIKDIMSVIEHPNAARDSKGRLIVGAAVGTGDDVLARVQALKDAQVDFIVVDTAHGHSKKVIETVKKIKQNFPDLPLVAGNVATAEAVRALVEAGADGVKVGVGPGSICTTRVVAGVGVPQFTAIVECAKVARELGVTLIADGGIRYSGDIVKALAAGADSVMIGSIFAGTEEAPGETILYQGRKYKAYRGMGSESAMRRGSADRYFQSGNAKLVPEGVEGMVPYKGTVKDVVHQLVGGLKSGMGYVGARNLDELRKKAKFVRVTLAGLRESHPHDIIITREAPNYWTSSSQE; via the coding sequence TTGAGATACGAAGAAGCTCTCACGTTCGATGATGTTCTTCTAGTTCCGCAGTACAGCGATGTGTTGCCATCCGAGGTTGACGTGAGGACCAGACTCGTCAAAGACGTATGGATCAACATTCCACTGGTCAGTGCGGCCATGGACACCGTGACCGAAGCGGCACTCGCCAAAGCGCTCGCCCGTGAGGGTGGCGTGGGTGTCATACATAGAAACATGCCCATAGAAGAACAGGCACACCAGGTCAGCATCGTCAAGAGGGCCGAGAATGGGGTCATTTACGATCCGATCACAGTGGGTCCGGAGGAAAGCGTGGCACAGGCTTTGAGGTTGATGTCCACGTACAAGATAGGTGGCCTGCCAGTCGTGGATGAACGCATGAAACTTCTGGGCCTCATAACGAACAGGGACATCAGGTTCGAAACCGATCTTTCCAAACCCGTTAAGCTGCTCATGACTCCCCGCTCCAAGCTCATCGTTGCGAAGCCAAACGTCAGTCTGGAAGAAGCTAAACAGATACTTCACAGATACAGGATCGAAAAACTTCCCCTGGTGGATGACGGAGACAGACTGGTTGGGCTCATAACTATCAAGGACATCATGAGCGTGATCGAACATCCCAACGCGGCGCGTGACAGCAAAGGCAGACTCATCGTTGGGGCAGCCGTTGGAACGGGTGACGACGTACTCGCGAGGGTTCAGGCTTTGAAGGATGCGCAGGTCGATTTCATAGTCGTCGATACCGCGCACGGTCATTCGAAGAAAGTCATCGAAACTGTGAAGAAAATAAAACAGAACTTTCCAGACCTGCCTCTGGTTGCGGGAAACGTCGCCACCGCCGAAGCTGTCAGAGCTCTTGTCGAAGCCGGCGCCGATGGGGTGAAGGTGGGAGTGGGACCCGGTTCAATCTGCACCACACGCGTCGTGGCGGGCGTGGGTGTTCCACAGTTCACAGCGATCGTGGAGTGCGCAAAAGTGGCGCGGGAACTTGGAGTGACATTGATAGCCGATGGAGGCATCAGATACTCGGGAGACATCGTCAAAGCACTGGCCGCCGGTGCTGATTCGGTCATGATCGGTAGCATATTCGCTGGAACCGAAGAGGCACCTGGAGAAACGATTCTGTATCAGGGACGCAAATACAAAGCTTACCGTGGCATGGGCAGCGAGTCGGCCATGAGGAGGGGTAGCGCGGACAGGTACTTTCAGAGCGGGAACGCGAAGCTGGTACCCGAAGGTGTCGAAGGCATGGTACCCTACAAAGGAACCGTGAAAGACGTCGTGCACCAGCTCGTTGGAGGTTTGAAATCTGGGATGGGTTACGTTGGCGCTCGGAACCTTGACGAACTGAGGAAAAAAGCAAAATTCGTGAGGGTAACTCTTGCAGGTTTGAGAGAAAGTCACCCTCACGACATAATAATCACGCGGGAGGCACCTAACTACTGGACGTCTTCCTCTCAGGAATGA
- a CDS encoding acylphosphatase: MKAIFVKIFGHVQGVGFRHFTYRIAKRLNVKGYVRNAEDGTVEIHAEGDEETLEQFLAQVSRGPTMAVVTDVCVEEIPVQGYEDFEIVH; the protein is encoded by the coding sequence TTGAAGGCAATCTTTGTGAAAATCTTTGGCCACGTCCAAGGGGTTGGTTTCAGACACTTCACTTACAGGATCGCGAAGAGGTTGAACGTAAAAGGTTACGTGAGGAACGCCGAGGACGGCACGGTGGAAATCCACGCGGAAGGCGATGAAGAAACTCTGGAACAATTTCTGGCGCAGGTGAGCAGGGGACCAACCATGGCCGTTGTGACCGACGTTTGTGTCGAGGAAATACCAGTCCAGGGATACGAAGATTTCGAAATAGTCCATTGA